GCTTGAACCCATTTGACGACATGATTTGATAAAACTATTCTATGCTCCGAATGGAAGGGTTTTAGGGTGGTAGCTGAGATGTTAACGTCTTTGATTAAGGCACTCAAATCATCGGGATGTACCTTTTCCCATAGCATACGACTATCTTTAATTACCTCTTCTGGCTCAAGGTGATAAATTTCCCTTGATTTAGGACTAACATAGGTAAATTGATCATGTCCTTGGGCATCAATGATATATTGATATACCATGCCCGGAATATTCTGAGTAAGGCGGCGAAATCTGGTGTTGCTTTCCCTGAGTGCCTTTTCGGTGTTTTTGCGATCGCTTATATCCAAGGAAATACCACATAAATGATTATAAACTCCCTCTTGGTTAGGGATTAAAAAGTTAGTTACTAAAATGGTTTTTAATTCATTGTTAACAAAAAAATCCTGTTCAAAAACCATTGGTTGTTTTGTTTCATATACAGTGCGATCGCACTTACGACATATTTTGGCCTCCGTTTCACTAAAAAGCTCTTCATAAACCTTACCCACAATTTCATCAGGACTTTTACCTAAAGTATTAGCAAAACATTGATTAACAATCAACATACGTCCATCCAAATCATTCACACATATTGACATGGGCGCATTATTTAAAATTGACTCCAACCTCTTTTGAGAAGCCTGTAATTCCAACTCTTTTTGCTTTAATTCCGTAATATCCCTACCCACAGACTGAATTTCGACTAAATTTCCTTCTACATCAAAAACACCCTGATTAATCCATTGTGTCCAACCATCTCCTCCATTTTCCCGATAGTTATGCTTTTCGGTAATAAAAATAGGATTTTCTGGACTCAAATTAACAATTTGCTCCAAAGTTTCCCTCAACTCCTCGGGATTAGCAAAATCAGCCCAAGACTTACCCTCCATTTCCTCCAAAGTACAGCCCAAAGCCTTACACAGTGCAGGATTAGCATAAATAATCGTCGCATCAGCCCGAGACTGTAAAACAAAATCTGTTTGAGTCTGAACAACTTGTTCATACATTTTTTGATATTCGCTCAATGTTTTTTCTTGTTCCTCAAAAGAACTTTGCAACTCTTGAGCCATTTTCTGAAAACAGGATGACAAAATATCAATTTCCCTAATCCGAGAGGATTTGTAATCAATGATTCCCCCTTGCCAGTCACCCTGGGCAATATCTTCACTTGATTGACTAAGGCGGCGGATAGGTGCGGTGATTCGACGTGCCATTATCCAACCGATTCCCGCAGATAGTACCAAACCAATTCCTGCAAAGAAAAGGGTACCCCGCAAATTTTTGCTAATTTCCTCCATAAATAGTGATTCAGGAAGAATGGTAATCACTAGCCAATCAATACCGATGCCATGGTGATAGGGGGTGACTTTTACCGAGGGTTTTTCGGTAATATTACCAAGACGCAAAAATTGTTCAGTGGTAATATTATCTAAATGCTGATATTCATTGATTAGTTCTCTGGTAACTTGAGAAACCAACTCATCTTGATGATTAACCGCCAAAATTCTTTGACCATTACTATCTACCACAGAATCAAAAAAACTGGGGTCATAATTAGCAACCATAGCCCCTTCCCTATCTACAATAAAGGTTATGCTGTTATCTTGGGGATTTAAACCACGAAGAAACTGATTTATTTGACTCAGTTGTAAATCGATGGATAATACTCCCAACAGATTATCGTCTGCATCATACACAAGATTGGTATGGGAAATACTTAAAATCGGAGGCAGTGATGTTTCATCCCATAAATAAATAGGACTCCAAAGGGCGGTTTCTTGGTTAATGGTGGTTAGATACCAAGGCTTAAAGGTATTGGAGGAGTTTTCGTCGATCTCAGAAACAGTCAAAATGTTACCCTGATGATCCACATGGTAATATCTTTTTTGATTGGGATTATTACTATCTATTCTCGCTATTTCCAAGTTACCTTTTTGATGATAGCTATATCCTACTCCTACATAGTTTCCCTCTAAGTCTGTAAAGTTGAGATAACCGAGATTAAACAAGCGAATTTGACGATAAAAATATCTATGTAAATCGGGTACGTCATTGGAGTTTATAATCCCTGTACGAAATGCCTCACTATTGATTTGGTTAACGTGTTCTGCTTGTCCTAGATAGTTATTTAAATATTCTAGGGTGCGATCGGTAGTTTCTATTAATAATTTATCGGCGAGATTGTTAAGGGTATTTTGCCCTGTACGATAGGACAAATAACCAATTACTCCCACAGCGGTAATTATTTGTACTACGAACGGAACAATCAACACCCAACGTAATGTAAGACGGCAAAATCGTTTTTTAGGCTGTGGAGATTTAACAGACATAGTCGCTTAGGATAGCTGGGAGAGATTTGATCAATTCAATATTGATGATTCCCCATAGTTCCGCTTAATTATTCTATTGTACTGATGTTTTACTCAAATTTAAGGAATAATGGAGTTAATATGGAATTGGAATATAAAAAACCTTCTGGATCTGATAGTTTTAGGTGAGTTTCATCTGAAGATAAAATTACTAATTTCCTGTCTAGGTATGGTTTTAGGGTGTCGATAATTTGCGTAATGGTTTCTTGACCAAATTGTTTTTTTATTGATACTAGATTGACCCCTTTTTTCAGTCTCAAGCCTAGCATCAGGGTATCTAACAATTCTTCGGTATGATTGGTAGTTTCCCAATGGATTTTGCCTTGATTAGCTATTAATTGCTGGACAAATTCAAAATATTCTTTACGGGTGCGAGGACGACTAAATCTTTTTTTGTCGGTATAACTAGCGGCTCCCATACCGAAGCCGTAATAGGGTTGATTGTGCCAATATACGAGGTTATGACGACATTGGTAGCCTGATTGGGCATAGTTGGATATTTCGTAATGATCATAGCCTTTTTCTGTGAGTATGGCACTGGCTAGGCGATACATTTGAGCGGTGGTTTCGTCTTCGGGTAGGGGTTTATCTCCCGCTTGATATTTTTTGCCGAATACGGTGCTAGATTCTAATACTAGATCATAACAGGATATATGTTTAGGTTGAAGGGCGATCGCCCTTAATAGGGAGTCTTGCCATTGGTTAATGGTTTGATGGGGTAGTCCCGAAATTAAATCCAAACTCCAGTTTTCTATGCCTACTTGATTGATATATTCTACCGATTTATAGATGTCTTTTTTAGAGTGCGATCGCCCACATTCTTGTAATAAAAAATCATCAAATGATTGCACCCCTAAACTAATACGATTTACCCCCAACTTTTGATAACTTTTTAACTG
The sequence above is a segment of the Cyanobacterium stanieri PCC 7202 genome. Coding sequences within it:
- a CDS encoding multi-sensor hybrid histidine kinase (PFAM: HAMP domain; Response regulator receiver domain; Histidine kinase-, DNA gyrase B-, and HSP90-like ATPase; His Kinase A (phosphoacceptor) domain; PAS fold~TIGRFAM: PAS domain S-box~COGs: COG0642 Signal transduction histidine kinase~InterProIPR003660:IPR000014:IPR001610:IPR003661:IPR 003594:IPR001789:IPR004358:IPR013767:IPR013655:IPR005467:I PR000700:IPR000293~KEGG: integral membrane sensor hybrid histidine kinase~PFAM: ATP-binding region ATPase domain protein; histidine kinase A domain protein; histidine kinase HAMP region domain protein; PAS fold domain protein; PAS fold-3 domain protein; response regulator receiver~SMART: ATP-binding region ATPase domain protein; histidine kinase A domain protein; PAS domain containing protein; histidine kinase HAMP region domain protein; PAC repeat-containing protein; response regulator receiver~SPTR: Sensor protein;~TIGRFAM: PAS sensor protein), whose translation is MSVKSPQPKKRFCRLTLRWVLIVPFVVQIITAVGVIGYLSYRTGQNTLNNLADKLLIETTDRTLEYLNNYLGQAEHVNQINSEAFRTGIINSNDVPDLHRYFYRQIRLFNLGYLNFTDLEGNYVGVGYSYHQKGNLEIARIDSNNPNQKRYYHVDHQGNILTVSEIDENSSNTFKPWYLTTINQETALWSPIYLWDETSLPPILSISHTNLVYDADDNLLGVLSIDLQLSQINQFLRGLNPQDNSITFIVDREGAMVANYDPSFFDSVVDSNGQRILAVNHQDELVSQVTRELINEYQHLDNITTEQFLRLGNITEKPSVKVTPYHHGIGIDWLVITILPESLFMEEISKNLRGTLFFAGIGLVLSAGIGWIMARRITAPIRRLSQSSEDIAQGDWQGGIIDYKSSRIREIDILSSCFQKMAQELQSSFEEQEKTLSEYQKMYEQVVQTQTDFVLQSRADATIIYANPALCKALGCTLEEMEGKSWADFANPEELRETLEQIVNLSPENPIFITEKHNYRENGGDGWTQWINQGVFDVEGNLVEIQSVGRDITELKQKELELQASQKRLESILNNAPMSICVNDLDGRMLIVNQCFANTLGKSPDEIVGKVYEELFSETEAKICRKCDRTVYETKQPMVFEQDFFVNNELKTILVTNFLIPNQEGVYNHLCGISLDISDRKNTEKALRESNTRFRRLTQNIPGMVYQYIIDAQGHDQFTYVSPKSREIYHLEPEEVIKDSRMLWEKVHPDDLSALIKDVNISATTLKPFHSEHRIVLSNHVVKWVQAIATPEKQPNGDIIWDGLIRDISDSKTAEQRLQESETRFRRLSENVPGVIYQYVMNSAGRERFTYVSPKSKEICGIEPEEVIKSSKFLWERVHREDFIAIKEKTAHSARFLTPFHCEFRIKQPDGKYKWFEAASAPEIQGNGDIVWEGFLIDITPRKKAEIALTRAKEKAEKATQAKSEFLANMSHEIRTPMNGVIGMIKLLEDTPLSEQQLDFVHTIRDSGETLLTIINDVLDFSKIESGNLTIEKQLFNLPNVVESIAKLFEQQVQDKGIDFIYYMAVDLPLFIYGDSSRLRQILLNLIGNAIKFTDQGQVSLSVSATKITSSHQEILFTIKDTGIGIKGDRIYQLFQPFTQADSSISRRYGGTGLGLSISKTLVELMGGTIWVESCGKVSGNPPSPWQPNPHIRQFHGSTFYFTIFVEIPLNQNNSDNNHNETNHYPKPSPHLKILLAEDNLVNQKVALLTLKKLGYQADVAKNGAEVLEKIENTSYDVILMDVQMPQMDGLTATKMIRSRKDKFQPYVIALTANALDGDSQICLDAGMNDYISKPLRIQILAEALTKISNNKPLD
- a CDS encoding coproporphyrinogen III oxidase, anaerobic (PFAM: Radical SAM superfamily; HemN C-terminal region~TIGRFAM: putative oxygen-independent coproporphyrinogen III oxidase~COGs: COG0635 Coproporphyrinogen III oxidase and related Fe-S oxidoreductase~InterPro IPR006638:IPR004559:IPR007197:IPR010723~KEGG: ana:all4956 coproporphyrinogen III oxidase~PFAM: Radical SAM domain protein; HemN domain protein~SMART: Elongator protein 3/MiaB/NifB~SPTR: Coproporphyrinogen III oxidase;~TIGRFAM: oxygen-independent coproporphyrinogen III oxidase) produces the protein MSITSAYIHIPFCRRRCFYCDFPITVLGNNARGEYTLWQRDYVGFLCQEIEVTTKVNSAGLETIFFGGGTPSLLALEGLEKILVTLEKTFSFAENIEISMEIDPATFNLEQLKSYQKLGVNRISLGVQSFDDFLLQECGRSHSKKDIYKSVEYINQVGIENWSLDLISGLPHQTINQWQDSLLRAIALQPKHISCYDLVLESSTVFGKKYQAGDKPLPEDETTAQMYRLASAILTEKGYDHYEISNYAQSGYQCRHNLVYWHNQPYYGFGMGAASYTDKKRFSRPRTRKEYFEFVQQLIANQGKIHWETTNHTEELLDTLMLGLRLKKGVNLVSIKKQFGQETITQIIDTLKPYLDRKLVILSSDETHLKLSDPEGFLYSNSILTPLFLKFE